The following DNA comes from Pseudobacteroides sp..
CACTGGGTAGAAGGGCGGTGATAATAGTTAATACAACCCCGAGATACTTCCCTATGAAATAAGCGGTTGTAGAAAATGAATGCGTCCAAATTAAATCGTAACCAGGCTGAATTTCACGTAAGAGCGCTGTTGACGCCAAAATGGCTACGAAAAAGGTTCCAAACGCTCCTAATCCGTCGGCTATATTAATTGCAATCCCCATTGCTGACCTTAGAGGCAGTGACCCTTGTTCAAGAAATGCCCAACCGACTAAAAAAAACAAACCAGCGATTAGCCAAGTTGTGCGTTGGCGAATCTGAATGATCCATTCTTTATAGGCAACGTTAAATAATGTTCTCAGATTGTTTTTCATCAGCATTTCCTGTGGGGATTAGCAATAGATAAGCATCTTCTATAGTAGGTGTAACTGGTTCTGATTCAAAAGGTGGTTGGCTTTCCTTGGTAAGAAACTTTATTTCTATAAGTCCCGGTTGGCTGGTAGGGCGCGAATAAACAATAGTATGGGCACTTTGCACGCTTTCGAATTGTTCTGGAGAAACCCACGCTTTCCATACCTTTCCTTGAGCAGAAGAGACTAACTTTTCAATCTCCCCTGAAAAAGCAACTTTCCCTTCATTCAGTATAGTTGCTTGCCTGCAAGTGGCAGTGATGTCTTCGACGATATGGGTTGAAAGCAACACAGTCCTTTCCCTCCCTAACTCTGACAAAAGATTGCGAAACCTAACCCTTTCAGCAGGGTCAAGGCCAGCGGTAGGTTCATCTACCAATAAAACGGGTGGATCGTGTAATAAGGCTTGGGCGATTACTACCCGCTGTTTCATCCCTCCTGAAAAAGATTTCAGACGCTGATTAGCGACTGACGCTAACCCAACCTGATCAATAAC
Coding sequences within:
- a CDS encoding ABC transporter ATP-binding protein — its product is MSILVEDITKRYKGAQINALNHVSLNCNKGVFGLLGPNGAGKTTLIRILATLITPTSGSATIQGFNVLEQPQKVRPIIGYVPQEYTLYPSLTAKEFLHYMGTLSGLQKPHAQIERVIDQVGLASVANQRLKSFSGGMKQRVVIAQALLHDPPVLLVDEPTAGLDPAERVRFRNLLSELGRERTVLLSTHIVEDITATCRQATILNEGKVAFSGEIEKLVSSAQGKVWKAWVSPEQFESVQSAHTIVYSRPTSQPGLIEIKFLTKESQPPFESEPVTPTIEDAYLLLIPTGNADEKQSENII